In one Epinephelus moara isolate mb chromosome 6, YSFRI_EMoa_1.0, whole genome shotgun sequence genomic region, the following are encoded:
- the si:dkeyp-97a10.2 gene encoding uncharacterized protein si:dkeyp-97a10.2 translates to MDLQYFLSWKVALLLLLTPCGLQCMSVHILNEEIVHVIPGSSLVLKAEIGHGPLEEVSVVTWERESELWTGHDRVTLASCPGKSFTCGGTRPNVHVNMERQVTTLQINGFSGADSGVYTVTVTDQKGVKTSAGCIVRTYEAVHHVSVSINVSHSSLVCGEAWGTEPHFSWLHERVAITQTVGIVSKDGTTLFVNKTPICGHFTCMVSNKLGYSSATYTAAPCETEGRGTTVAVLCVVLLLLCGGVLAFLLWRRHRLSTRGERLQEHIDDTF, encoded by the exons ATGGATCTACAGTATTTTCTGAGCTGGAAAGTTGCCCTGCTGCTTCTCTTGA CGCCATGTGGGCTCCAGTGTATGTCAGTGCACATCCTCAACGAGGAGATTGTGCACGTGATCCCAGGCTCCAGTCTGGTCCTGAAAGCTGAGATCGGGCACGGACCCCTGGAAGAGGTCTCCGTGGTGACCTGGGAGCGGGAGTCCGAACTCTGGACCGGCCATGACAGGGTGACACTGGCCTCGTGCCCCGGCAAAAGCTTCACATGTGGTGGCACGAGGCCAAATGTTCATGTGAACATGGAGCGGCAGGTGACGACACTTCAGATAAATGGGTTCAGCGGAGCAGACAGCGGCGTGTACACTGTGACTGTGACGGATCAGAAAGGGGTCAAGACCTCTGCAGGATGCATCGTCAGGACATACG AGGCGGTGCACCACGTCTCAGTCAGCATCAACGTGTCTCACTCCTCGCTGGTTTGTGGAGAGGCCTGGGGCACGGAGCCCCACTTCAGCTGGCTCCACGAGAGAGTGGCCATCACTCAGACTGTGGGTATAGTCTCCAAAGATGGAACAACATTGTTTGTGAACAAGACTCCCATCTGTGGCCACTTCACCTGCATGGTCAGCAACAAGCTAGGCTACAGCTCCGCCACCTACACTGCAG CACCTTGCgagacagagggcagagggaCAACAGTGGCTGTGCTGTGTGTcgtcctcctgctgctgtgtggaggAGTGCTGGCATTTCTGCTGTGGAG GCGACACAGGCTCAGCAccagaggagagaggctgcaagAACATATAGATGACACCTTTTGA